In Schizosaccharomyces osmophilus chromosome 1, complete sequence, the genomic window GGGTATAATCCCTTGGTGATGATCAGGTCTCTGTAATTGAGGGAAGCAGCTTTCAAGTTCACTTGAACTTGATTGGGCTTGAGAGCTTGCACGGGCTTGGCTTCATGAACCTTCAGTTGCTCAAAGCCGCTCTTAGTGTCGTTTACAATATACTGCAATGGCATTGTGATAAAAATGTGGTGTCGAAAATTAATGCAAATCTAGCAATTTTAGGTACCCTATAGAAGGCAATACTTTTGTTAGTTATCGTGTGCGTGtcgtttttatttatacgATGGCAcgttttgaaatttttttttgcttacaTAACTACTCGGTTAAGTTCTTTTATAATCTGGCATTCGCGCACTTTTCATAATTCCGAGTTTTTTTCGTGGAATCCGATCGAACGCCTGTAAAGCTCATTCTGGCTGTATATGTAGGTGATGATATATGGACGAAGGAAATGTATGATTCTACGTTGTCTATAAACaattataaacaaaaagtgaaaCCAATTTACAATAGTCTTCTAGCCCCCATTCTTAATAGGTGCACTTGAAGGTGCGTAAGAAAGCAATTGATACCTTGACatattattttgtttggttGTTTATGAACAAATCATGCGTTAATTTTATGGATTTTAAGTGTTAAAATCTCTGAAACAAGTCAACATTTGCGAAATTCCTAGAGGCAAATAGAAGCTAAAATGGATCGCGTATCATGAACAGTTAATGTCAACAACAATCACCTCTAtctttattatatttgGAAGTTTTATAGAAATTGTTGCAAAATAGACGCAATTTATTGATTcatttcaattcaaaagaCTGTAGACTGTAGATTGCAAAATTGCTCTTTAATACTCTAACCAAGAATGACTTGTGTATGTACCTAATTTGCTTTATAAGATATTCCATTTCGCGGTTATAGATAATTGAAAGCTCATAATTACATACAGGGTACACCTTTACTGGCAAGCTTGTCAAGCTTTAGTTTCCAGCAGTGTAACCGACAACTTGTACACATTGATACGTATTGAAAATAACAGAATAACAGCCTCACGTGTAAacatttctatttattctATAAGCACATTTTCCTACTTGTCTCTAGGGCCTTTGTTTTACAgtaaaattaaacaatGACTTGATCCTCTTTATTGTTACATTTCCTATTTTGCACAACTGATATCCATTCTATTGATTCCTTATGAAATCCATATATGTTATccattaatttttcttggCCGCTTCggcattttcttcttggtaTTTCAAGAAGTTTTCCTTGAACAAATTGGCATCTATAACTGATTAGTATCTTTCCACTCTTCTCTTACAGGCTCACTTACTTTCAGAATTAGCAAAACGGATAGCAAATGTCTCGGTAGAAGGTTCACCTTCACTAACATCAGCAGCAACGGTCCAAACCCAGCTACGGTCGCTACCAACGTTGGGAGTCAATTTCATTTCGGGCATCACTAGTAGACATTTGTTAGTTTCAATACTTCAGCATAAAGTCAAGCTAATAAGGTTCagcaatttcttttctactttcttttgtttacttacACAAGTGGTTGGCACAAACTTTATAAGTCTTGTCACGACGCATAACCAAGCGGGTCTTTCCGCTTCCTTGATGTTTTAAAAGACGGGCATCACCAGTACCACGCTCCTTCCATTCACTAGCGTTCTTATTAAAACGGAAAAGCTTGGCACGCATCTTAAAAACAACTTCctcatcttcttcgttaGTTTTGGTCTCAACGGCATTCAACTTGACGATAGGTTCAAAGTGGACCTCTGGAGATACAGGTTCATTATCGTCCTCTCCTTCAGCGGCCTTGTTTTCCTCGTTAGGAGCAGATTCAGACtttccatcttttttttcaccGCTATCACCAAAGACAGCTTTAGCTTCTTCAGTCTGCTTTGCAGCGACTTCTTCAGAACCAAAAGAAGACTTgttctcttcttttgtaGTGTCTTGAACCTTCTTATCTTGCTCGGCAGACATTGTAGGTATTATGCTAATGGTAAGTGTCCTTCTCCACCAGAACTTCTCCTTATTATTATAGCTTGGAAAACACTACCTTAATACCTCTATATACTTATACTATGTTACTATCGGTGAAAATGTTGTTTACCAGTGTAAATATCGAAAAAGAACCCTGTTCTTCTAGTTGAATAAACTGTATATATTGGTGGTTTATATACCTTGAACTCTTTTATTCCAGTCATCCACTATAACAACTGTATATTGtcagtaaaagaaaactcaaCTCATGGCGTTTCGAACATTCATGTACAGGTTAGACTCActtaatttcaaaaatacaaCATGTAATTTACGGCTACTTCTTTTGAGTAGCGATGAATTTCACAAGTGATTGTATGGGGTTTTCAATATTtcttataaaaaaaggaacacTAGACGTAAAGATATCATAGATACTGAATCAGCTAGGTGTCTAGGATTCAATTACCTGCCATTTATATACACTTGGCATATAGATAGTTTTGGTATTTCCCTCTGGATGTAGATGCTAAAACCAAAGCCTTGGTGGACTTTAAGGATCTTCATCCCGCAAGGCATCTCGCAAAGCAGAATCACTAATCATAGAGACAAAAATCCAACCTGCTTTTGAGAGTGATTATAGGGGTCCATCACCAACAAGCTTCGCCCACTGGCGGAAACAACCACCTTCAGCAAATTCGACCTCTGGAAATTCTGGCAGGCATTCACAATTGCAGCCAAGATCCTGACCACAGTGATAAATATCCGAATGACGGTATCCAAAATCGCGAAAATAATGTACCTCGCTTTCTTTCAAGAAAAGTCCTGCTGCTAAAGAATGGAATGGTGCATCACCCCactgtttgttttgtcagcatgattttgatttagaaaaaaaacttacCCTTTCAGTCCAAAAGCCTCCGGTTTTATCCATCGTCTGAAAAAAGTCTTCATATAACTCATTGCggaagaaatcaaaattagcaatttcaaaattgcTCCAAAAATGACACATATTGTATGATTCCCCGTCCATGTTGGAATTTTCTTCAGAGTATAAagtctttatttttgtatcCAATTGAGACTT contains:
- the sbp1 gene encoding Ran GAP Sbp1 — encoded protein: MSAEQDKKVQDTTKEENKSSFGSEEVAAKQTEEAKAVFGDSGEKKDGKSESAPNEENKAAEGEDDNEPVSPEVHFEPIVKLNAVETKTNEEDEEVVFKMRAKLFRFNKNASEWKERGTGDARLLKHQGSGKTRLVMRRDKTYKVCANHLLMPEMKLTPNVGSDRSWVWTVAADVSEGEPSTETFAIRFANSENANLFKENFLKYQEENAEAAKKN